GAGCTCGCCCGCGAGCTCGGGATCCCGCCGTCGCCGCTCTGGGGCGAGCCGCCGCGCGAGGCGCTCGAAGCACCGGTCGAGGCGCATCTCACGCTCACCCGGCGCTGCAACCTCACCTGCACCCACTGCTACCAGGAGAGCTCGCCGCTGGCGGGCGGGAGCGACCTGACGCTCCGGGAATGGCTCCCGCGCCTGGACGCACTGGCCCGCGCCAACGTCTTTCACGTCGCGATCGGCGGCGGCGAAGCGCTCACCCGCCCGGACCTGATCGAGATCGCGGCGGCGGCGCGGGCGCGCGGGATCACCCCGAACCTGACCACGAACGGCGCCCTCGTCACCGACGAGTTCGCCGCTCGTGCCGCGACGCTCTTCGGGCAGGTCAACGTCTCCATCGATGCGCTGCCTCCGTTCCGTGTCTTCGGCGCCGACAAGGCCACGCCCGGCATGCGCGCCGCGGCGATGCTCGTTCGGGCAGGCGCGCGCGTGGGCGTGAACGTCGTCGTTGCCCGTCACAACTTCGACGCGATCGGCGCGGTCGTGTCCTGGGCAGCGGCGACCGGCCTCGTCGAGGTCGAGCTGCTCCGCCTGAAGCCGACGGGACGGGCGCGCGTCCGTTACCTCGAGGAACGGCTCACGCGGGAGCAGCGCGAACGCCTGTTCCCGCTCGCGCTCGAGCTCGCCACCCGCCACGGCATTCCGGTCAAGCTCGACTGCTCCGCCGCGCCCTTCGTCGCGTGCCACGCTCCCGACCGCGAGCGCCTGGAGCAGTTCGAGGTCGCGGGCTGCATCGGATCGCTGTCGCTGCTGGGCATCGACGAGCGGGGGACGACGTCGGCCTGCTCCTTCTATCCCGGCGGCGGAGACGACGTCCTCGACCTGGAACGCGGCTGGGAGCGATCCGCGGCCTACGCGCCGTTCCGGGACTACGTGGAGAGGGCGGAAGAGCCCTGCCGGTCGTGTGCCTACCTGCGGACCTGCCGCGGCGGCTGCCGCGCCGTGGCCCTCTTCCTCACGGGACGCGGGGACGCGCCCGATCCGGAGTGCCCGCGCGTCGAGGACCATCATCGCTCGCAGCCATGAGCAGGGCGCGCGCGCTGGTGGGCGGCCTCGTGCTGATGCTCGCCGCTTCATCGCTGGCTGCCGAGGTGGATGCTCCCGGTGTCCGGCGGTTGCTCGCCCTGCTCGACGGTGTCGCTCGGGAGTATGGCGAAGCCTTCGGGGACGATGGCGCGCTCGCCAGGCCGCTGGAGCTCGAGGAGGCAAGCCTGCTGCTGGGGGACGCACGAGACCAGGGTGAACGGCTGGGCGCCGATCTCGAGCGCCAGCTCGCCGTCCTGGGCGAGGCGATCGAGAAACGCGCGCCGGCCGCCGCCGTTGCGGGACAGGTTCGCGCGATCCGCGTTGGACTGAAGGACGCCACCGGGATCGGCGAGGACGTCTTCCCTCTCGCGCGGCCCTCCCCCGCGCGAGGCCAGGCGATCTTCCGGGCGAACTGCGCCGGCTGCCACGGCGAGCGCGGCGCGGGCGACGGGCCCGACGCGGCCGGGCTCGAACGGAAGCCCCGCGACTTCACGGACCCCACGTTCATGCGACAGGAGACGCCGGCCGATTTCTTCCGAGTCATCTCGCTCGGCCGGCGCCAGGCAGCCATGCCCGCCTGGGAGAATGTGCTCTCGGTGCAGGATCGATGGGAC
This portion of the Deltaproteobacteria bacterium genome encodes:
- a CDS encoding radical SAM protein gives rise to the protein MSSSPPTPRWRHERFGAIVALDDPPILAHVDQELARELGIPPSPLWGEPPREALEAPVEAHLTLTRRCNLTCTHCYQESSPLAGGSDLTLREWLPRLDALARANVFHVAIGGGEALTRPDLIEIAAAARARGITPNLTTNGALVTDEFAARAATLFGQVNVSIDALPPFRVFGADKATPGMRAAAMLVRAGARVGVNVVVARHNFDAIGAVVSWAAATGLVEVELLRLKPTGRARVRYLEERLTREQRERLFPLALELATRHGIPVKLDCSAAPFVACHAPDRERLEQFEVAGCIGSLSLLGIDERGTTSACSFYPGGGDDVLDLERGWERSAAYAPFRDYVERAEEPCRSCAYLRTCRGGCRAVALFLTGRGDAPDPECPRVEDHHRSQP
- a CDS encoding cytochrome c, giving the protein MSRARALVGGLVLMLAASSLAAEVDAPGVRRLLALLDGVAREYGEAFGDDGALARPLELEEASLLLGDARDQGERLGADLERQLAVLGEAIEKRAPAAAVAGQVRAIRVGLKDATGIGEDVFPLARPSPARGQAIFRANCAGCHGERGAGDGPDAAGLERKPRDFTDPTFMRQETPADFFRVISLGRRQAAMPAWENVLSVQDRWDVVSYLWSLPADLRQPLADVRRQADAAVTAYHLGERDAAELAADAYLSFEPLEARLGVDDPEAVRGVEAAFLRLRTALRRPAAGREVDEAAGAVGDALQVAASAASVANPRPISHLGVGWIAGAVLVGTVLSVFVVIRIITVRYHGQDGPQTRTREVDPVV